In Desulfosoma caldarium, the following are encoded in one genomic region:
- a CDS encoding FeoA family protein, giving the protein MRWWSMTMQCCSSHPRDESFRGSTIPLSMAPSGTRLLVRRIEGGRKLCARMAALGIYPGAELEVLCAGCDRPCLVKVHGSTLSLGAGVSSKILVCGPLT; this is encoded by the coding sequence ATGCGGTGGTGGTCTATGACGATGCAATGTTGTTCTTCACACCCACGCGATGAATCGTTTCGAGGGTCAACGATTCCTCTGTCCATGGCCCCCTCGGGCACGCGGCTCTTGGTGCGACGCATCGAGGGCGGGCGAAAGCTGTGCGCCCGCATGGCGGCTTTGGGCATTTATCCCGGAGCGGAACTGGAAGTGCTATGCGCCGGATGCGACCGGCCATGCCTCGTCAAGGTTCACGGCAGCACGCTGAGTCTCGGCGCCGGCGTGAGCAGCAAGATTTTGGTGTGCGGCCCTTTGACCTGA
- a CDS encoding FeoA family protein has protein sequence MATMLLRHMAPNQAGVIVKVKATGELGRRIRDMGLVPGTPIQVQGRAPLKDPVAVRVRQFTLTLRNNEADYILVDVEKIP, from the coding sequence ATGGCGACGATGCTTTTGCGCCACATGGCGCCCAATCAAGCCGGGGTCATCGTCAAGGTGAAGGCCACTGGGGAGTTGGGGCGTCGCATTCGAGACATGGGATTGGTTCCGGGAACCCCCATTCAGGTGCAAGGCCGAGCTCCCCTTAAAGATCCTGTGGCCGTTCGCGTGCGTCAGTTCACGCTCACTTTGCGCAACAATGAAGCGGACTACATTCTGGTAGATGTGGAGAAAATCCCGTGA
- the feoB gene encoding ferrous iron transport protein B: protein MKQAFHKSQEHLFALAGNPNCGKTTLFNAITGARQHVGNYPGITVEKKEGFYSLDGRQIRLVDLPGTYSLTAYSLEELVARDFLVHERPEVVINIVDASNLDRNLYLTVQLMELGVPVVVALNMMDVAEGRGLRIHAEELSKRLGVPVVPTVARRGEGKENLLRVAVEMAQSERHWEPLHVSYGPDVDPVLKDMEKIIGEHGFLTDLYPARWTALKYLEEDEQVKAKGRQANATVSEHLEALAAKLTEHLQKTLDSYPEAIIADHRYGFIAALLKDGVVEQRLKGNRMHLSDQIDRVLTNRFFGPIVMVAVLYAVYEFTFTYSELPVQWFEAAFAALGRWAEQAIPEGPLRSLLVSGIIDGVGGVMGFVPLIFFMFLAIAFLEDTGYLARAAYMLDRVFRVFGLHGSSFMAFIISGGIAGGCAVPGVLATRTLRTSRERLATLLTAPFMNCGAKVPVLAMLIAAFFTENRAQMLFLLTLLAWVFALVLAKIIRLTILRGPSSPFLLELPPYRIPTFKGLMIHTWERIFQYIRKAGTVIVAISVLLWALMTYPGLSASEKAAFDVERQAVLETLSEHHKDLLTSEQKTDLPPQVQEAREQLRAIDKREAATALQSSLAGRMGTALEKITRWCGFDWRTNVALVGGFAAKEVIISTLGTAYSLGELDTEENTSLSERLRQDPHWNPLVAFAAMVFIMLYSPCFVTVTCIVKESGSWKWGVFSMVFNTTVAFIVATAVYQAGRLLGLGS, encoded by the coding sequence GTGAAGCAAGCCTTTCACAAATCTCAGGAACACCTTTTCGCCCTGGCAGGCAATCCCAACTGCGGCAAGACGACGCTTTTCAACGCCATCACGGGCGCTCGACAACACGTGGGCAATTATCCGGGCATCACCGTGGAAAAGAAAGAGGGTTTTTATTCCCTCGACGGTCGGCAGATTCGCCTGGTAGATCTGCCCGGCACTTATTCCCTGACCGCTTACTCTTTGGAAGAACTGGTGGCTCGCGATTTTCTCGTCCATGAACGCCCGGAGGTGGTCATCAACATCGTGGACGCCTCAAACCTGGACCGCAACCTCTATTTGACGGTGCAGTTAATGGAACTGGGCGTGCCCGTGGTGGTGGCGCTCAACATGATGGATGTGGCCGAAGGTCGCGGCCTGCGAATTCATGCCGAAGAGCTTTCCAAGCGATTGGGAGTTCCGGTGGTGCCGACGGTGGCGCGGCGTGGCGAAGGCAAAGAAAACCTCCTTCGAGTCGCCGTGGAGATGGCGCAATCCGAGCGACATTGGGAGCCTCTTCACGTCTCCTACGGGCCCGACGTGGACCCCGTGCTCAAGGACATGGAAAAAATCATTGGAGAACATGGTTTCCTGACGGACCTTTATCCGGCCCGCTGGACGGCTTTGAAGTATCTGGAAGAAGACGAGCAGGTCAAGGCCAAGGGCCGCCAGGCGAACGCCACGGTTTCTGAGCATCTAGAAGCCTTGGCCGCCAAGCTCACCGAGCATCTTCAAAAAACCCTAGACAGCTATCCGGAAGCCATCATCGCGGACCATCGTTACGGATTCATTGCGGCTTTGCTCAAAGACGGTGTGGTCGAGCAGCGTCTCAAAGGCAATCGGATGCACCTTTCGGATCAGATCGATCGCGTTTTGACCAACCGCTTTTTCGGCCCCATAGTCATGGTGGCTGTCCTTTATGCCGTCTACGAATTCACGTTCACCTACAGTGAGCTTCCCGTCCAGTGGTTCGAAGCGGCCTTTGCGGCTTTGGGCCGTTGGGCCGAACAGGCGATACCCGAAGGGCCTCTGCGCTCTTTGCTGGTCTCAGGCATCATCGACGGTGTGGGCGGCGTCATGGGCTTTGTGCCTTTGATCTTTTTCATGTTCTTGGCCATCGCTTTTTTGGAAGATACGGGTTATTTGGCCCGAGCCGCCTACATGCTGGACCGGGTGTTTCGTGTGTTCGGCCTCCATGGGAGCTCTTTCATGGCCTTTATCATCTCCGGAGGCATCGCCGGCGGGTGTGCTGTGCCGGGGGTTTTGGCCACGCGAACCCTGCGCACGTCCCGCGAACGGCTTGCCACGTTGCTCACAGCCCCTTTCATGAATTGCGGCGCCAAGGTGCCCGTGTTGGCCATGCTGATCGCCGCCTTTTTCACCGAAAACCGCGCGCAGATGCTTTTTCTTCTCACCTTGCTGGCTTGGGTCTTTGCCCTGGTGCTGGCCAAAATCATTCGCCTCACCATCCTTCGCGGCCCCAGCAGTCCGTTTCTTTTGGAACTACCCCCTTATCGCATTCCCACCTTCAAGGGGCTCATGATTCATACTTGGGAGCGCATCTTTCAATATATTCGAAAGGCCGGCACCGTCATCGTTGCCATATCCGTGCTGCTCTGGGCCTTGATGACCTATCCGGGCCTGTCCGCTTCGGAAAAAGCCGCCTTCGATGTGGAGCGGCAAGCTGTTCTGGAAACCCTGTCCGAACACCACAAGGACCTGTTGACTTCGGAACAGAAAACAGACCTGCCGCCACAGGTCCAGGAAGCTCGGGAACAGCTCCGTGCCATTGATAAGCGCGAAGCGGCCACGGCGCTGCAATCCTCCCTTGCGGGTCGAATGGGCACGGCTCTGGAAAAGATCACGCGCTGGTGCGGCTTTGATTGGAGGACCAACGTGGCCTTGGTGGGAGGATTTGCCGCCAAGGAAGTGATCATATCCACCCTGGGCACGGCCTATTCACTGGGAGAACTGGATACGGAAGAGAACACGAGCTTGAGTGAACGGCTGCGCCAGGACCCTCACTGGAATCCTTTGGTGGCTTTTGCGGCCATGGTGTTCATCATGTTGTACTCACCGTGTTTTGTCACCGTAACGTGTATCGTCAAGGAATCCGGGTCCTGGAAATGGGGTGTGTTTTCCATGGTCTTTAACACGACGGTGGCCTTCATCGTCGCCACGGCCGTCTACCAAGCCGGCCGATTGCTGGGCCTCGGCTCATAG
- a CDS encoding tRNA (adenine-N1)-methyltransferase: protein MNAFQPGELVLLTSQKGKTWLVRAGSGSFSCHLGNVDLQDVVGRQEGEWLETHRGAKVFLFRPSLGDYVHKLKRRTQVIYPKDMGAFWIYGDIRPGDVVLETGVGSGALSLALLRAVGPKGRLISVEVRPEFAQLARKNIEVFFGKTPDNHTLLVADVTALPLKVTVDRVVLDLPEPWLAVEAVSACLRTGGLLLSLSPQVGQAQMVCQELKRHGYANVTTFELLKRNWKIDARRARPEDRMIGHTGFITVAKKIARTSEVVPTIRDPEAPVPS from the coding sequence ATGAACGCATTTCAGCCCGGAGAACTGGTGCTTCTCACATCCCAAAAGGGAAAGACTTGGCTTGTGCGGGCGGGATCGGGATCCTTTTCTTGTCATCTGGGCAACGTGGATCTGCAGGATGTGGTGGGTCGGCAGGAAGGCGAATGGCTTGAGACGCACCGGGGGGCCAAGGTTTTTCTCTTTCGACCGTCCCTCGGCGATTACGTTCACAAGCTCAAGCGGCGCACTCAGGTGATTTATCCCAAGGACATGGGGGCCTTTTGGATCTACGGCGACATTCGCCCGGGTGATGTGGTGTTGGAGACCGGTGTGGGATCCGGAGCGCTCAGCCTGGCCCTGCTTCGAGCGGTTGGGCCTAAAGGGCGCCTGATTTCCGTGGAAGTTCGTCCTGAATTTGCCCAATTGGCCCGAAAGAACATCGAGGTCTTTTTCGGAAAGACGCCGGACAACCACACGCTTCTCGTGGCGGACGTCACAGCCTTGCCTTTGAAGGTGACCGTGGACCGGGTGGTATTAGACCTTCCCGAGCCGTGGCTCGCCGTGGAGGCCGTCTCGGCCTGCCTGCGCACCGGAGGGCTTCTGCTGTCACTGAGCCCACAGGTGGGGCAGGCTCAAATGGTGTGCCAGGAGTTGAAACGGCACGGCTATGCCAATGTGACCACCTTTGAGCTGCTCAAGCGCAATTGGAAGATCGATGCGCGGCGCGCCAGGCCCGAAGACCGCATGATCGGCCACACGGGTTTTATCACGGTGGCGAAGAAGATTGCTCGCACGTCGGAGGTGGTCCCGACGATTCGAGACCCTGAAGCTCCCGTGCCGTCCTGA
- a CDS encoding rubrerythrin family protein: MPRQRKALMLEAFLGEARAHFRLLAYARKADEEGYPQIARLFRAIAEAERVHAQNHASLLEKVGSTEENLQAAFASESFVNQVAYPKLLQEAWALEDKAAIWFLTSARNAEERHARLYKMALQHMISDRMPVYLVCQNCGWVAEDAAPEKCPNCGKPSESFRKIP; this comes from the coding sequence ATGCCTCGGCAGCGCAAAGCATTGATGCTGGAAGCGTTCCTTGGGGAGGCCAGGGCCCATTTTCGGCTTCTGGCTTACGCACGGAAGGCGGACGAAGAAGGGTACCCTCAGATAGCCCGGCTGTTTCGCGCCATTGCCGAAGCCGAAAGGGTGCATGCTCAGAATCATGCATCGCTTTTGGAAAAAGTGGGATCGACCGAAGAAAACCTGCAGGCGGCTTTTGCGTCCGAATCCTTTGTGAACCAGGTGGCTTACCCGAAACTGCTTCAGGAAGCTTGGGCCCTGGAGGACAAAGCTGCCATCTGGTTTCTCACTTCGGCCCGAAACGCCGAAGAGCGCCACGCCAGGCTCTATAAGATGGCCTTGCAACACATGATTTCCGACCGCATGCCCGTGTACCTGGTGTGTCAAAACTGCGGCTGGGTAGCCGAGGACGCGGCCCCGGAAAAATGCCCCAACTGCGGTAAGCCTTCGGAAAGCTTTCGGAAGATTCCATGA
- a CDS encoding DUF3419 family protein, translating into MKAKPFEEKAFHEASTPYLVPTEHPWAAPAPLPVQGLRILCVAGSGDIPIYFLSCGAGSLVAVDVSVGACAMAELKRAAYRGLDRQAFCRFFFEGIGEAKDLWMTARDPKHPAFSSRSAVYALLRDDLGPEARRFFDPIMAAHGGETNPFEAFLRPTDRVHLGLLPFLLCDDAYGAWAEGARRHFPIVCSLLEDFLAGTGDSFHVIYTSNVVEYVRSFLGMHFGLGAFRKAMESLWKDMHRVLFPKGFAVFYVHQGLGTETFRRTLKELAPPPSLGYKTHLVPINLRAPTLPSAVWRHVLVLFQKPPAPREMAVTVG; encoded by the coding sequence ATGAAAGCAAAGCCATTTGAAGAAAAGGCTTTTCACGAAGCCTCCACGCCTTATCTTGTGCCCACCGAACATCCGTGGGCGGCCCCTGCGCCGCTTCCTGTCCAAGGCCTAAGAATCCTGTGCGTGGCAGGAAGCGGTGACATTCCCATCTATTTTTTGTCGTGCGGCGCGGGCTCTCTTGTGGCGGTGGACGTGTCGGTGGGCGCATGCGCCATGGCGGAACTCAAACGAGCCGCCTACAGGGGCTTGGACCGTCAGGCCTTTTGCCGCTTCTTCTTTGAAGGCATTGGCGAGGCCAAGGATTTGTGGATGACCGCTCGGGATCCGAAGCACCCTGCATTTTCTTCGCGAAGCGCCGTGTATGCTCTACTTCGAGACGACCTCGGCCCCGAGGCTCGCCGGTTTTTTGATCCAATCATGGCCGCGCACGGCGGCGAGACCAACCCCTTTGAAGCCTTCTTGCGCCCAACGGACAGGGTGCATCTGGGGCTGCTACCTTTCCTGCTCTGTGACGACGCCTATGGCGCATGGGCTGAAGGGGCTCGACGCCACTTTCCCATTGTCTGCTCGTTGCTGGAAGATTTTCTTGCCGGCACCGGCGACAGCTTTCATGTTATTTACACGTCAAACGTGGTGGAGTACGTGCGATCCTTTCTCGGCATGCACTTCGGCCTCGGCGCTTTTCGAAAGGCCATGGAGTCCTTGTGGAAGGACATGCATCGCGTTCTTTTTCCGAAAGGCTTTGCGGTTTTTTACGTGCACCAAGGGCTTGGCACCGAAACCTTTCGCCGCACATTGAAAGAACTCGCGCCGCCGCCGTCCTTGGGGTATAAGACGCATCTTGTGCCCATAAACCTTCGGGCGCCGACGCTCCCGAGCGCCGTGTGGCGCCATGTGCTGGTCCTGTTTCAGAAACCTCCGGCGCCTCGAGAGATGGCCGTTACTGTGGGCTGA
- a CDS encoding DNA polymerase III subunit alpha: protein MLWVVHTFYSFMRGVSSPEMLCRRAAERGHKAVLCADRNGFYGLMRFLSAARREGLAPVVGVHLVHEGRHVLALAKDFTGYERLCALVTRLHLDSGFSLERDCAHGGAHVAMVSADEAFLKAVRSRVETYAAVLPGPAGRRTLRMAKEMKVPAVAVHPVYFADPEDFSLHRLVRAIDTNRTLSTLDPRELASSEAWLKPVEAAARHFPHCPEAVSNAETLLRQCFTDWSRFETVFPAYGNGSEDGFDVLVRRCRKGVRWRYGRSFPELEQRLAAELELIHAKGYVDYFLVVADIVGRRPMHCGRGSAAASLVSYLLGITHVDPLEHQLVFERFLNPHRQDHPDIDVDFPWDERDELLKEVEQIYGAERFAMVANHVGFGARAAVRETAKVYGVPAADIAEVSRRLSGWTRPERIEARVRSHPAFRGFSLNPPWPEILRLAARLEGLPRHVSVHCGGIVLAPDRVDRRVPVQRAAKGVRIIQWDKDQAEEGGLVKIDLLGNRSLGVIRDALNMVAENTGRRIDYASLNPLDDPQTQGLLARGDTMGVFYVESPAMRQLQQKTRRGDFAHLVIHSSIIRPAANRYIHAYIERLHGKPWEPLHPDLKDLLEETYGILVYQEHVVLCAMALAGFQWAEADGLRKVLSKKSREQIEDYRRRFEDGCRRRGVAEDVVQSLWEMFTSFAGYSFCKPHSASYALVSFKSAWLKVHYPAEFMAAVLANGGGYYTSFAYISEARRMGLKVLGPDVNASRWKCWGKDRTVRLGLQMLQGIRRDTVDRLLEERVRNGPFASLDDLWRRVPLTASDAVVLAKSGALDSVARPLNRAQLLWWIYARCGSARSPSNDGGSNMFSPNSWIPRPQGARGETLGREDRHRPVPFPHPYGDVSKNPRVAPLAVASPSVFAGSRAAPLGNKLFDAVEGRTLRKGKTGVPDLPPPEAAMLWRQEQEALGFVLSTHPLVCHEEAYRKRPRPWVRAQDLAQWVGRTVWVKGWPITRKEVVTQHGDPMAFVSFEDETAIYETVFFPDAYRRFCQSLGWERPYALRGTVDASFGAVSLSVSHLEAVA, encoded by the coding sequence ATGCTCTGGGTTGTTCATACCTTTTATTCGTTCATGCGAGGGGTGAGTTCTCCCGAGATGTTGTGTCGGCGTGCCGCGGAACGGGGACACAAGGCGGTGCTGTGCGCCGATCGCAACGGTTTTTACGGCCTGATGCGCTTTCTCAGCGCAGCGCGCCGTGAGGGCCTGGCTCCGGTGGTGGGTGTGCACCTGGTCCATGAAGGGCGGCACGTGCTGGCACTGGCTAAGGATTTCACGGGCTATGAAAGGCTCTGCGCTCTGGTGACCCGGCTTCATCTGGATTCCGGCTTTTCCTTGGAAAGGGATTGCGCCCATGGAGGGGCTCATGTGGCGATGGTCAGTGCCGATGAGGCATTTCTTAAAGCCGTTCGTTCTCGTGTAGAAACCTACGCGGCGGTGCTTCCGGGCCCCGCGGGGCGTCGAACGTTGCGCATGGCTAAGGAGATGAAAGTCCCCGCGGTGGCCGTGCATCCGGTCTATTTTGCCGATCCGGAAGATTTTTCCCTGCATCGGCTGGTGCGCGCCATTGACACCAACAGGACTTTGAGCACCTTGGATCCTCGGGAACTGGCGTCTTCGGAAGCGTGGTTGAAGCCTGTGGAGGCGGCGGCCCGCCATTTTCCCCATTGCCCTGAAGCCGTGAGTAATGCGGAAACACTCCTGCGCCAATGTTTCACGGATTGGAGCCGTTTTGAAACCGTTTTTCCCGCCTATGGCAACGGATCGGAAGATGGCTTTGATGTGCTGGTTCGGCGCTGTCGAAAAGGCGTGCGGTGGCGCTATGGGCGAAGTTTTCCTGAACTGGAACAAAGACTTGCCGCGGAACTGGAGCTCATTCATGCCAAAGGTTATGTGGATTACTTTCTTGTGGTGGCCGACATTGTGGGGCGTCGTCCCATGCATTGCGGCCGAGGCAGCGCGGCAGCGAGCCTGGTGAGCTATCTTTTGGGTATCACGCATGTGGATCCTCTGGAGCACCAGTTGGTTTTCGAAAGGTTTCTCAACCCCCATCGGCAAGACCATCCGGACATCGATGTGGATTTTCCATGGGATGAACGGGATGAGCTTCTAAAAGAAGTGGAACAGATCTACGGTGCCGAACGGTTTGCCATGGTGGCGAACCACGTGGGATTTGGGGCGCGCGCGGCCGTGCGGGAAACGGCCAAGGTCTACGGCGTGCCTGCGGCGGACATTGCGGAAGTGAGCCGACGCTTGAGTGGGTGGACGCGACCGGAGCGCATCGAGGCGCGGGTGCGATCGCATCCGGCTTTTCGCGGTTTTTCTCTGAATCCGCCGTGGCCGGAAATTCTTCGCCTTGCTGCTCGACTGGAAGGGCTGCCTCGCCATGTTTCCGTGCACTGCGGAGGCATAGTGCTGGCTCCGGATCGTGTGGATCGTCGAGTGCCCGTGCAGCGGGCCGCCAAAGGGGTGAGGATCATTCAGTGGGATAAGGATCAGGCAGAAGAAGGAGGCTTGGTCAAGATTGATCTTTTGGGGAACCGTTCCTTGGGCGTCATTCGGGACGCTTTGAACATGGTGGCGGAAAACACGGGCCGTCGGATCGATTATGCTTCCTTGAATCCCTTGGACGATCCCCAAACCCAAGGGCTTTTGGCTCGAGGTGACACCATGGGCGTTTTTTACGTGGAATCACCCGCCATGCGCCAGCTTCAGCAAAAGACGCGCCGTGGAGATTTTGCCCACCTGGTGATTCATTCATCCATTATTCGGCCTGCTGCCAACCGCTATATTCATGCTTACATCGAACGCCTTCACGGCAAGCCCTGGGAACCCCTCCATCCCGACCTCAAGGATCTGCTGGAAGAAACCTACGGCATCCTGGTGTACCAGGAACATGTGGTCCTGTGTGCCATGGCCCTGGCCGGGTTTCAGTGGGCGGAAGCTGATGGATTGCGCAAGGTGTTGAGCAAGAAAAGCCGGGAACAGATCGAGGATTATCGGCGGCGTTTTGAAGATGGGTGCCGGCGCCGTGGCGTGGCCGAGGACGTGGTGCAAAGCCTTTGGGAGATGTTCACCTCCTTTGCCGGATATTCCTTTTGCAAGCCTCATTCGGCGTCCTATGCACTGGTGAGTTTCAAATCGGCGTGGCTCAAGGTGCATTACCCCGCCGAATTCATGGCGGCGGTGCTGGCCAATGGAGGGGGCTACTACACGAGCTTTGCCTACATTTCGGAAGCGCGACGCATGGGCCTGAAGGTCTTGGGGCCCGATGTGAACGCAAGCCGATGGAAGTGTTGGGGCAAGGATCGGACGGTGCGATTGGGGTTGCAGATGCTTCAGGGAATTCGCCGGGATACCGTGGATCGACTTCTGGAAGAGCGGGTTCGAAACGGTCCCTTTGCATCTCTGGACGACCTGTGGCGTCGCGTGCCTTTGACCGCTTCGGACGCGGTGGTGCTGGCCAAGAGCGGCGCCCTGGACAGCGTGGCCAGGCCTTTAAACCGGGCCCAGCTTTTGTGGTGGATCTATGCTCGATGTGGGTCGGCGCGTTCGCCGTCAAACGACGGGGGCTCAAACATGTTTTCTCCGAATTCCTGGATCCCTCGACCGCAGGGGGCCAGGGGCGAGACTTTGGGGCGTGAGGATCGGCATCGGCCCGTGCCCTTTCCGCATCCCTATGGCGATGTGTCGAAGAACCCCAGGGTGGCCCCCCTGGCGGTCGCCTCTCCCTCGGTTTTTGCGGGTTCAAGGGCCGCGCCTTTGGGAAACAAGCTATTCGATGCCGTTGAAGGCCGGACCTTGAGGAAAGGGAAAACCGGTGTGCCCGATTTGCCGCCGCCTGAAGCGGCCATGCTATGGCGCCAGGAACAGGAAGCGTTGGGTTTCGTCCTTTCCACGCATCCGTTGGTGTGCCATGAAGAAGCTTACCGCAAGCGACCTCGACCGTGGGTTCGAGCCCAAGATCTGGCGCAATGGGTGGGCAGAACAGTTTGGGTCAAAGGATGGCCCATCACGCGCAAGGAGGTGGTCACACAGCATGGGGATCCAATGGCCTTCGTGTCCTTTGAAGACGAGACGGCCATTTATGAAACGGTTTTCTTCCCCGACGCCTACCGCCGATTCTGCCAGAGCCTGGGATGGGAGCGGCCCTATGCTTTGCGAGGCACCGTAGACGCATCCTTTGGGGCTGTGAGCCTTTCCGTATCCCACCTGGAAGCCGTGGCTTAG
- a CDS encoding DNA polymerase Y family protein: MERAVVHLHVPDFCAVLEELRDPSRRRRPLAVADAGGRAVVLAANALARREGIREGMPWAVAVRRCRALQVVPPDRSFYRNVHETIVRDLMAFSPVVEAGALGRYFVDLSGTRRLWGPFTDTACRLEEEMLHRRRLPTRAGLASNKLVSQVAADCVDVGDVSRVFPGGERTFLQGLSVEALPGLGPKTADRLADVNIRRIGQLAALNPEDLVPVVGHHASRLVQLARGEDPSPVVPFEKDAALRLVHELARETIDWHEIDAVLLRLVEEAGWTLRRRNRLPGRLLLEVRYADGMEVQGTRHVRPEAQVLDRALFHAVRALARSVCQRRVALRRIAVTWSRFQLPVRQLALFPETGLSEAREQRIQHALDTVRSRYGHNALMWAVGYGAQK, encoded by the coding sequence ATGGAACGGGCTGTGGTGCATCTTCATGTGCCCGATTTTTGTGCGGTGCTGGAAGAGCTGCGGGATCCGTCTCGAAGGCGACGTCCTTTGGCGGTGGCCGATGCCGGCGGACGGGCTGTGGTGTTGGCGGCGAACGCTTTGGCGCGTCGAGAGGGGATTCGAGAAGGAATGCCGTGGGCGGTGGCCGTGCGGCGTTGTCGAGCTCTGCAGGTGGTGCCTCCGGATCGGTCTTTTTACCGGAACGTCCATGAAACCATCGTTCGGGACCTCATGGCCTTTTCTCCTGTAGTGGAAGCCGGGGCTTTGGGGCGCTATTTCGTGGATCTGTCGGGAACCCGGCGCCTTTGGGGCCCTTTTACGGACACGGCCTGTCGGCTGGAAGAGGAGATGCTGCATCGCCGTCGACTGCCCACGCGAGCGGGCCTTGCGAGCAACAAACTCGTCAGCCAGGTGGCTGCCGACTGCGTGGATGTGGGCGACGTGAGCCGGGTGTTTCCGGGCGGAGAACGCACCTTTCTTCAGGGCCTTTCCGTCGAAGCGCTTCCCGGCCTTGGGCCCAAGACGGCGGATCGACTCGCGGATGTGAACATTCGCCGCATCGGTCAGTTGGCGGCTTTAAATCCCGAAGATCTCGTGCCCGTTGTGGGCCATCACGCCTCACGCCTTGTGCAGCTTGCCCGTGGCGAAGACCCTTCGCCGGTGGTCCCTTTTGAAAAGGACGCGGCTTTGCGGCTGGTCCATGAGTTGGCACGGGAAACCATAGATTGGCATGAAATCGATGCCGTGCTTCTGCGGCTCGTGGAAGAAGCCGGCTGGACGCTCAGGCGCCGCAACCGCCTGCCCGGTCGCCTTCTTTTGGAAGTGCGCTACGCCGACGGGATGGAAGTGCAGGGAACTCGGCACGTGCGCCCGGAGGCGCAGGTGCTGGATCGAGCCCTTTTTCACGCGGTGCGCGCTCTGGCTCGATCGGTATGCCAGAGGCGGGTGGCGCTGCGTCGAATCGCCGTCACATGGAGCCGGTTTCAGCTGCCTGTGCGGCAGCTGGCGTTGTTTCCCGAAACAGGGCTTTCGGAGGCTCGAGAGCAACGGATTCAGCACGCTTTGGATACCGTGCGAAGCCGCTACGGGCATAACGCCCTTATGTGGGCAGTGGGGTACGGAGCGCAAAAATAA
- a CDS encoding lipocalin-like domain-containing protein — translation MRRFSQLRAMLEAFALLLVLCGFLENWVWAQDTASGFFKVRGPCGMRFPKDHGAHEGYRTEWWYYTGNVRTETGRLFGFQLTFFRHQLSSEKDHTTQAKQAGPSSPWRTNQIFFAHAALSDVLEGRFRYEEKALRGAAGVAGVEATQKTVAVWVHPWRAHIGPKHHGLRAEARHFALDLRLEPQKPVVLHGIEGYSLKGSDPERASCYYSLTRLKAQGTVRVKDETYDVTGFAWMDHEYSSEPLEPGLQGWDWFGLQLDDTTELMVFGLRQKDGSWHPASSGTFVQASGTTHHLGRDEILLDVIATWKSPRSKATYPAQWRLKVPKLALELEIRPNLADQELETGSSTGVTYWEGSVSCRGTRQGHSVQGLGYVELTGYARPFDAPL, via the coding sequence ATGCGGAGGTTCAGTCAACTGCGCGCCATGCTCGAGGCCTTCGCGCTGCTGCTAGTGCTTTGTGGTTTTTTGGAAAACTGGGTGTGGGCTCAGGACACGGCGTCCGGATTCTTCAAGGTGCGGGGCCCGTGCGGTATGCGATTCCCCAAGGACCATGGAGCTCACGAAGGCTATCGCACCGAATGGTGGTACTATACGGGCAATGTGCGGACGGAAACCGGACGGCTCTTCGGCTTTCAATTGACCTTTTTTCGCCACCAGTTGTCTTCAGAAAAGGACCACACCACACAGGCCAAACAGGCCGGACCATCGTCTCCGTGGCGCACAAACCAGATCTTTTTTGCCCATGCGGCTTTAAGCGATGTGTTGGAAGGGCGCTTTCGTTACGAGGAGAAAGCCCTGCGGGGAGCCGCCGGCGTCGCGGGTGTCGAGGCGACCCAGAAGACCGTCGCCGTCTGGGTTCATCCCTGGAGGGCGCACATTGGGCCGAAGCACCACGGACTGCGAGCGGAGGCTCGGCATTTTGCTTTGGATCTTCGCCTCGAGCCCCAAAAGCCTGTGGTGCTGCACGGCATCGAAGGCTACAGCCTTAAAGGCTCCGACCCTGAAAGGGCCAGCTGCTACTATTCTCTGACCCGCCTGAAAGCTCAGGGAACGGTGCGGGTAAAAGACGAGACTTATGACGTGACGGGCTTTGCTTGGATGGATCACGAATACAGTTCGGAACCCCTGGAACCCGGGCTGCAAGGTTGGGACTGGTTCGGTCTGCAGCTGGACGACACCACGGAACTCATGGTGTTTGGCCTGCGCCAAAAGGACGGTTCATGGCACCCCGCATCCAGTGGTACCTTTGTGCAGGCCTCGGGGACCACGCATCATCTTGGTCGCGACGAAATCCTTCTAGATGTCATTGCGACATGGAAAAGTCCTCGATCCAAGGCGACGTATCCGGCCCAATGGCGCCTAAAGGTGCCCAAGTTGGCGCTGGAATTGGAAATCCGTCCCAACCTTGCGGATCAGGAACTGGAAACCGGGTCCAGCACCGGGGTCACGTACTGGGAGGGGTCCGTGTCGTGTCGAGGCACGCGGCAGGGCCACAGCGTGCAAGGCTTGGGCTACGTGGAACTCACCGGCTACGCTCGCCCCTTTGACGCCCCTCTGTAA